The genomic interval ATTTGAAAGCGAGGAGGAATAGATATGGGAACCCTAATTATCAATGAGTTTCGTAAATTGAAAAGATGTGACGTCTTACTCGTATTTTTTATCTCCCTTGTCTTTACTGATCTACTCTCAATATTTCAACTATACAGTGGCAATGAACATTCACTCTATAATTACACTGATTTTATGAATATCGTTATTTGGGATAGTTTTAGTTTAGTCTTACCGGCAATGATTGTTATCTTTAGTAACTATTTAATTAATGTTGAGCATATATCTGGAGCACTAAAGAATAACATTACTTGCGCCGTTTCTGTCAATAAATTGTATGTCAGCAAATTGGTTGCTTTATGCCTAATCAACGTAGTATTTGCAGCTTTAAATGCGTTTTTAACATACTTGATATTCCTGTTCTTACCGCATAAAAGTGAACCCATATATCATTCTCTGATCTCAATGATTCAGTTAATTGGTATTAGCTTGGGGGTTTTTATCGCTGTCTTACCAATCTTGATTTTGTTTATTCGGCAAGCCTCATCTTATCTCAACGTGGTTATTGCCTTTGTTTATGGCTTTGTTGGAGTATTTGTAGCTGGACAAAACCTGCAAGACTATTATCCAATTACTGCTTTCTTGAAAATCGTTAATTATAATAACGGTTCGTTAACCTATCACGGAAACACGAGTTATATAACGGTGTTTATAGTCCTGTTGTTTTCGTTAATAGCTTGGATATTTATGGCTCAAAAATTAAAGAAAGCTGATTATGCATAGACATTGTTCTATCCCCATTTCCCTGTATAATGGTTTAAGTAGAGAAGTTAAGGCGGTGGCTATTTCCTTAAAGGGGGTGGTGCTTATGGTGTAAAAACTATAAACTCACATTCTAGGAAAGGAGTAGCCCAAGTGTCCATATCGGACGCTTTACAATTAATGCTGGCTTTCGGTACTTTTATCGTAGCCTTGATTGCATTAGTTGTTGAGTTGATTAAAAACCAAGGCAAATTACAAGTTTAATCCGAACAAGCCCGGAATCTTTCAATGGCAGTCTGTTGATGATGTATTTTTAATGGTCGTTGATTAATTAGTTCAAGTGCTGCTAGGATCTCATCAGTCGTTACTTGGCTAAAATTGGTCTTTTTCGGGAAGAACCAGCGTAACCGTCTATTAAAATATTCATTGGAACCTCGCTCCCATGGTGAATATGGATGGCAAAAATAAACTTTGATCTGATAATCCTGTTCTAAGGCCTGATAATTGGCAAACTCTTTACCATGATCAACAGTAATGGATTTTACTTGGGGACCGAAGGCCCCCATAAACTTGCCAAAGGCGGTGTTTAGAGCCTTAGCCGTTCTATTAGGGGCTTTGATGGCCCATAGAAGTCGGGTCTTACGTTCTACGAATGTAACCAGACATGATCGTGACTCACTTCGACTAGAAAGCACCGTATCTACTTCCCAATGACCAAAAGCTAACCGTTGATTAACAGTTGTTGGCCGTTGTTCGATGGAAGTCCCACTTGTAAATTTCCCACGATTTTCGCTCACTCGGTGCTGGCGGACATTCCGATTGGGTAGATCAGTCAATTTGAAGGGGAGCCAGCCACGATTAAGCCAATTATAAATTGACGCAGTGCTCAAGTTATAAGCGGCCGCAATGGTTTCTGGTGACCAGGTTAATCGTAAGTGATTGGTAATTAAAGTCGCTAATGCTGCCGT from Pediococcus claussenii ATCC BAA-344 carries:
- a CDS encoding putative holin-like toxin translates to MSISDALQLMLAFGTFIVALIALVVELIKNQGKLQV
- a CDS encoding IS30-like element ISLsa1 family transposase — encoded protein: MGTSTLSRFQRGALAQLVNEGNKSYQVMADALGVAKATISYELDRVKPYDPELAQQDADRKRRNCGRRSMLTAALATLITNHLRLTWSPETIAAAYNLSTASIYNWLNRGWLPFKLTDLPNRNVRQHRVSENRGKFTSGTSIEQRPTTVNQRLAFGHWEVDTVLSSRSESRSCLVTFVERKTRLLWAIKAPNRTAKALNTAFGKFMGAFGPQVKSITVDHGKEFANYQALEQDYQIKVYFCHPYSPWERGSNEYFNRRLRWFFPKKTNFSQVTTDEILAALELINQRPLKIHHQQTAIERFRACSD
- a CDS encoding ABC transporter permease, producing MGTLIINEFRKLKRCDVLLVFFISLVFTDLLSIFQLYSGNEHSLYNYTDFMNIVIWDSFSLVLPAMIVIFSNYLINVEHISGALKNNITCAVSVNKLYVSKLVALCLINVVFAALNAFLTYLIFLFLPHKSEPIYHSLISMIQLIGISLGVFIAVLPILILFIRQASSYLNVVIAFVYGFVGVFVAGQNLQDYYPITAFLKIVNYNNGSLTYHGNTSYITVFIVLLFSLIAWIFMAQKLKKADYA